Proteins from a genomic interval of Spea bombifrons isolate aSpeBom1 chromosome 4, aSpeBom1.2.pri, whole genome shotgun sequence:
- the IFNG gene encoding interferon gamma, which produces MKHSVLLLLPCIVSYCIGQINGYSIDLKEAHDSTERLREYFNSMDQDDKEYGVVFLELLNTWKEEGEKKLLLSQIVPMYLKMLESIKTTELQDVIKSIRNMLRGPNELLKQSEKKLKSLHELKTVKLTDTKVQHAAIKELFFVLRELSHLEKPQNVVPKKMKRTSLRRRRGSQN; this is translated from the exons ATGAAACACTCTGTATTACTTCTGCTTCCCTGCATTGTCTCTTATTGCATTGGGCAAATTAATGGATATTCAATTGATCTCAAGGAAGCACACGACAGTACTGAGAGACTCAGAGAATATTTT AACTCTATGGATCAGGATGACAAAGAATATGGTGTTGTCTTTTTGGAGTTATTGAACACTTGGAAGGAG GAAGGGGAGAAAAAACTCTTATTGAGTCAGATTGTCCCCATGTATTTGAAAATGTTGGAATCTATCAAAACCACTGAACTGCAAGATGTCATTAAAAGCATTAGAAATATGCTCCGTGGGCCAAATGAACTTTTGaaacaaagtgaaaaaaaacttaaaagtcTTCATGAATTAAAGACAGTTAag TTGACAGACACCAAAGTTCAGCATGCTGCAATCAaggaacttttttttgttctccgAGAACTCTCACATTTGGAAAAACCACAAAACGTCgtccccaaaaaaatgaaaagaacaaGCCTACGCAGAAGACGAGGAAGTCAAaactaa